The following proteins are co-located in the Pseudomonas synxantha genome:
- a CDS encoding DUF5924 family protein, with protein sequence MPNLTHLIQRILELMKRYPGVIALGGFISGVGSFILVDRQQGMASWIAVIMLVSWLWLMLENSFTQLFTKLFKREIPEPLLRYATQMIHQESLFFVLPFFFITTAWNSGQSVFTGLLGAAALVSIIDPLYYKWLAPKRSLFLALHTLTLFAALLTALPIILHLTTAESYKLALGVAMALSIPSLAVSLPLRSLKGWAMLLGVTAAIGCAGWFLRSWVPPATLWMTEVAISTQLQDRTPGDHLKEVTAAQLRSGGLYAYTAINAPRGLDERIYHVWKFNGQEVDRIALDIHGGRKEGYRAWTHKQNFPGDSAGRWQVQVLTEDGQVIGVLRFKVIDTAQADNPK encoded by the coding sequence ATGCCAAACCTGACCCACTTAATCCAGCGCATCCTCGAACTGATGAAGCGCTACCCAGGGGTGATCGCACTCGGCGGTTTCATCTCGGGCGTGGGCAGCTTTATCCTGGTGGACCGCCAGCAGGGCATGGCTAGCTGGATCGCAGTCATCATGCTGGTGAGCTGGCTGTGGCTGATGCTGGAAAACAGCTTCACGCAGCTGTTCACCAAGCTCTTCAAGCGCGAAATCCCTGAACCACTGTTGCGCTACGCCACCCAGATGATCCACCAGGAAAGTCTGTTTTTCGTACTGCCGTTTTTCTTCATCACCACAGCCTGGAACAGCGGCCAATCGGTGTTTACCGGCCTGCTCGGCGCAGCCGCGCTGGTGTCGATCATCGACCCGCTGTACTACAAGTGGCTGGCGCCCAAGCGTTCGCTGTTCCTCGCGCTGCATACCCTGACCTTATTCGCCGCACTGTTGACCGCGTTGCCGATCATCCTGCACCTGACCACTGCCGAGAGCTACAAACTGGCGCTGGGCGTGGCGATGGCCCTGTCGATTCCCAGCCTGGCCGTCAGCCTGCCGCTGCGCAGTCTCAAAGGCTGGGCGATGCTGCTGGGGGTCACGGCCGCCATCGGCTGCGCCGGCTGGTTCCTGCGCAGCTGGGTGCCGCCCGCCACTCTGTGGATGACCGAAGTGGCGATCAGCACCCAGCTGCAAGACCGCACACCCGGCGATCACCTCAAGGAAGTCACTGCCGCCCAGTTGCGCAGTGGTGGGCTGTACGCCTACACCGCGATCAACGCACCGCGCGGGCTGGATGAGCGGATCTACCATGTGTGGAAATTCAACGGCCAGGAAGTCGACCGTATTGCCCTGGATATCCATGGCGGTCGCAAGGAGGGCTACCGCGCCTGGACCCACAAGCAGAATTTCCCGGGTGACTCAGCAGGGCGCTGGCAGGTTCAGGTGCTGACCGAAGACGGGCAAGTCATCGGTGTATTGCGCTTCAAGGTGATAGACACAGCACAAGCGGACAACCCAAAGTAG